In one window of Archocentrus centrarchus isolate MPI-CPG fArcCen1 chromosome 11, fArcCen1, whole genome shotgun sequence DNA:
- the mrpl3 gene encoding large ribosomal subunit protein uL3m has translation MAAWSCRFLLLRGTRLIPPRAERPALLVSCIRTVKTTTWFEEHLTDDNQEYMRKSMAEEYRRQTAEKLNPLKDEPWTRHEWTEGSRRVGLVAVKLGMAPVWTKEGERHVVTMLQVQDCHVIKYLPKEEYDGHSAALIVGGKNVSPFHRSEVQMEMFRNAGVPPKQKVTTFKVSDNAIIKPGTPLYAAHFRPGQYVDVTSKSIGKGFQGVMKRWGFKGQPASHGQTKTHRRPGASGPGGDPAKVFKGKKMPGQMGNIYVTAYGLKIWRVNTKYNVLYVNGSVPGHKNCLLKVRDTVLPTRGSTLLNPPFPTYFTEEEGDLDEDLYDDNLFVHTEPSLTLT, from the exons ATGGCCGCGTGGAGCTGCCGGTTTCTTCTTCTGCGGGGGACTCGGCTCATCCCTCCTCGTGCTGAACG tccTGCCCTGCTGGTCAGTTGTATCAGGACAGTAAAAACCACAACATGGTTTGAGGAACACCTCACAGACGACAACCAGGAGTACATGAGGAAAAGCATGGCAGAGGAATACAGAAGGCAAACAGCTGAAAAGCTCAACCCACTCAAAGATGAACCGTGGACTCGACATGAGTGGACAGAAG GGAGTCGAAGAGTTGGGTTAGTTGCTGTGAAGCTGGGTATGGCTCCTGTCTGGACGAAAGAAGGCGAAAGACATGTGGTCACCATGTTACAG GTGCAGGACTGTCATGTAATAAAGTACCTACCCAAAGAAGAATATGATGGACACTCTGCTGCTCTCATTGTAGGAGGAAAAAATGTATCGCCATTccat AGGTCTGAAGTGCAAATGGAGATGTTCAGGAATGCAGGAGTGCCTCCAAAACAGAAAGTCACCACCTTTAAAGTTTCTGACAATGCCATCATCAAGCCAG GCACTCCTCTGTATGCAGCACATTTCCGTCCTGGCCAGTATGTGGACGTCACAAGCAAATC CATTGGTAAGGGTTTTCAAGGTGTAATGAAGCGATGGGGGTTTAAAGGTCAACCAGCCAGTCACGGCCAAACAAAAACTCATCGCAGACCGGGAGCTTCTGGACCAGGAGGG GATCCAGCCAAAGTTTTCAAAGGGAAGAAGATGCCTGGCCAAATGGGCAACATCTACGTCACAGCTTATGGACTGaag ATATGGAGGGTCAATACCAAGTACAATGTGCTGTATGTTAACGGCTCTGTCCCCGGCCACAAGAACTGCTTACTGAAG GTAAGAGACACTGTGCTACCAACCAGAGGGTCCACCCTGCTCAACCCTCCTTTTCCCACCTACTTCACAGAAGAGGAGGGCGACCTGGATGAAGATCTGTACGACGACAACTTGTTCGTTCACACAGAGCCATCGTTAACACTGACCTAA